The nucleotide sequence taacagtctAAGTTACTGATAATTTAAGCATGCAAACAAGTGAactaatattaaatgattaataaaatgaaataatgaataaaaatgattataatgTATTTTCTCACAGATCTTTCCACTATTGTATTATGACACTGAAATGAATAAGGAGTGAGCAATAAAATGAGCcatggttattatagttaactcagtctaaaattaaaacaattttaaagaagtaaaaaaaaaataatatttttacttttaccactgacatagaatatatatatatatatatatatatatatatatatatatatatatatatatatatatatatatatatatatatatatatatatatgaacattttattttaactatttgcCAATGCAACTTTTctccttttaatttaatttaactcgatttactaaaataactaaaactaaaactgaaatgaaaataaacaaaaactatatagacataacaGAAACTACAAACAATGACAAAAACGCAGTGAAACTAGTAAAACTTTAACTatggtaaaattaaaatataaagatgAAAACTGAttcaacatataaataaaaactacattattGTCTCAGTGACTATAAAACTGTAATGAATAAGGGAATTTATTATGTAAAGCGGATTACATGTTATTTCTTTAAATGTCAGTGTCATATTATATGATATCATATCAAAAGGTTAATAAGCTTGCTGATGTCTTTCTCAAGGTTCAGAAAAGACCACTCTGTTTTTGGATGACGTTCTCTTCAGTTTTATtggagtaaaagtacaaaagtacttacTGTTGTTCACTACACATGCATTATTAAGACACTGAAATGTACTATATAAAGCTACTTATATTACGtaagaaatgaaaatataatttctttaaatgtCAATGTCATACAATATATCTAAAGGTTAATAAGATTACTAACTACAGATAATGGGAGTTCTGGGGAAGTGTGATAAGAACTTGTGAGGCAGAAAAACTATGTGTCTATGAGTTATAACACATTTAATATCGGACCCCACAGCATGCCATAGTGATGCAGTCTAAATATTTAGCTACAGTAtgatttcatttttgtatttcacAACAATATTGTAATAGTGCATGGCGAAATTgtaaggaatgtttttttttctatttacttAGAGTTTGAGAGCATGACTACTAACAAaacaagcagattttttttttcataaatcatgtTCTCACAGATGACTATTATTCTTTGTCACATGCATTATTAAGGAACTGAATAAGCAGTATTCAAATGAACAAGCAATGTACTATATAAACCAACTTATAttgcagttaaaaaaataaagttgaaaatataatttctttaaatgtaaGTGGCATATGATAATATATCAAAAGTTTAATAAGCTTACTGATGTCTTTCTCGAGGTTCTGGCAAAACCACTCTGTTAGATGCTATAGCAGGACGAATCGGGAATTCTGGAAAACTCCTTGGAGAGGTTTTTGTGAATGGAAGAAAGCTGAAAACAGAGCAGTTTCAAGACTGTTTCTCTTATGTGCTCCAGgtgagttgtttttttgtttatttgttttttcactATGAACATAACAagaatataaatatcaaaatataaaattatgtgaCAACTTAAGATTAGTGCAGCTTTTTAATTTGTACTGATCTACAAATaagcaaacattttattatattacaaaaaccTATTATACCTACTAGCAAAAGTTTGGTcacaaaaagtattaaaatacaatgttttcaaaCTTAAACTCTGTCCCCTTTAGAAATTAATTTCCTAGAATCAGTCATCCATCCCAGCCTtgattttaagtgattttaaCAGAAAATATCACAATGGACAAAATTATACAGTAGAatgtataatacatttacatCCACAGTGCACTGTAAATGTGCATGTCAATCTAAATCTCACAGGCAACATGTGACTGTAAAAATTGTAGAAAGTATATATTGATGAAAAGCAATGGTTTAGTTCACTAAAGGTCAAGTCTGCCACAACCAAACttaaacaaatacagtaaagtTTGCAAAAGAAAAGTTCATTTGTAGAGTTAACTCTGAAATTAGCCGTTACACATGAGCTCATTACATTATTCTTCTGAGCTATTCATGTGCATCTTCTGGAAAATTAAATAAGTATGGAGAGACGGCCATTATTGCATttttacagatttaatttagatGCAAAGAAGCTATATATCTAGTCCAGTAATTAAAAATGGTCTTTAActctgtgaactttttttttttttttttttttgcacaatagtAGGGTTATTGTATCATTGCTTCTAGTCCAATTTCAGCAGCGTGAACTTCACAACAATTACAGATACAAACAGACACGCCGCACAAACCCCACAACCTTCTGACTCATCTTAAAAGGCATAGATAAACATAATACCTAAACTGAAGATACAGATAAGAATTTAAACTTAGGAGCAAAGTTTACAAATTGTGAAGTGTTGTAAGTGTCGATAATGTGCACCATCATGCATTTACGGCTAAATTAAAGCACATGTCCTCTATCCATTGATACATGCACACTTCACATAACAACAGTTTGAATGCTTATATCGATTTTTTATTCTCTCAGAGTGACAGTCTCTTGAGCTATCTGACTGTGGAGGAGACTCTGACATACACTGCTCAGCTTGCTTTGAGAAAACACTCTTCTAAGGCCATACGCAAGAAGGTGAGCTCGTTCCCTTCACAGATAGTTGTCACATCACCACAGATATGGAAATATGGACAACAAAAATCGATTAATCGACAGATATCTCAAATACCTACAGATACCTTAACTTTCCTGAAGTTATGATGGAGACatgattcatattttaataagctGATCCCTGTTTGATCCATGTTAGGTAGCTGCAGTCATGGTAGAGCTGAGTTTGGGACACGTGGCTCACAGCGTGATTGGAGGCCGCATTTTCCCTGGCATTTCTGGTGGAGAGAGAAGGAGGGTCTCCATTGCCAGCCAGCTGCTTCAGGACCCAAGTGAGCTGCCCTCTGACCTGCCCGAGACTCGTTAATAATAACCCATAACAGTATAAtagtttgtttatgtttatggtACAAACACAGTGTAGTGTGTGTTCATGTCCTTGCTTGAACGTAATAGAGACtcaattttatttaaatccaGTGACCAGCACAGCGACCCAAAGCCCTTCAAAGGATTATTTAGGAATGAACAAATGAGTGAAAGGGACTGAAGTAGAATATTAAAAGTGGCTGACATGGTTatcacattattaatattaagccGAGGTCTATGAGGGTCCCTTTGGATCCTTTATCTGGGTCTCGTGGGACCGTGGACTATGGATTAGTCGAGCCCACTCCAAACTGAACACAAACCAGCAATTATAAGTGGCTTTCATCTGCCTTCTCCAATCAACCAGTAAATGAATTCATCAGCCAATTAATTTGGCTCTAACTTTAGACAAAGGAGAATTCAATTAATCGCTTTAATTACTTGAATTAAGAAGACACTCAAAGTTTTCTCTCATAGGACACAAAGTGGGCTTTGTTAAAAGTTTCTCATTTGGTTTCTTTCTTCTACTGTTTTTCCTGTTTCCGGTATGTCCTGGCAGAGGTGATTCTCCTGGATGAGCCGACCACAGGACTGGACAGCATGACGGCTAATCAGATCGTGGTGCTGCTGGCTGAACTGGCCAGAAGAGATCGAATCGTCATAGTGACCATCCACCAGCCCCGTTCAGAACTTTTCAGGGTGAGCAGACACAGTGGAAGCCTGTAAAACTCATTCTGCTGAAGCACTTAACTGTAAAGATGGCCATTGCAGTAGCTGATGCTCAGGGCTGGTAACCTGAAGGCCTATTATGCTAGAATTATCTTaaatcactggggtatattttttaacaatagaTAAAAAAACATTGTAGGGGTAAAAATTATCAATTtaacttttatgccaaaaatcattaggatattgaggaaagatcatgttccattaaaatattttgtacatttcctactgtaaatatataaaaacataatttttgattagtaatatgcattgctaagaacttcatttggacaactttaaaggcgattttctcaatattttgatttttttgcaccctcagaatccagattttcaaatagttttatctcggccacatattgtcctatcctaaaaaagtcagctttcagatgatgtataaatctcaatatcGAAACAAATTGATgcctaagactggttttgtggtccagggttacatattTTACTTATTCTTGAGTCTCTTCTGGAGAAATGGACCAAAAATGTTGATGATGATAAAAATGTTGGTTCATATAAAAttacatgtgtgtatgtatatatatatatatatatatatatatatatatatatatatatatatatatatatatataaaataataataatgaaaaaaaattacttgtcaaaattgatgaaaaaaaaggacaaaaacacaaaagcaacaataacaacataacagcaaaaaattaagaaaaataataataattcaatacgAACTGAATAATGTGGGTTCACATCTTTTtcacatgctttttaaaataaatagtctagaaaaataacaataaataaaaataaataaaaaattaaagcaaaaaaataaattaagaaaatcagCAACaatagtaattagtaatttaatacaattatttaagaggctttaaaaatactttactcaaaagctatatatatatatatatatatatatatatatatatatatatatatgatgaggATTTTAAACAAGAagctaaataattaataataataataataataataataaagcatgcaTGTCTATCTGGTTTTTgcctgtatttaaaaaataaataaagaaaactataaAACGGTAACaagaacaattatttttattcactacTTCAAACAGATCAATAAATACTACACATACAACAAACATATTGCTTATGgtcagttaatgttagttaacacaATAACTAGCATTAACTATTGGGTCCTTTTTGTAATGTATTACCCTAACAATAATTCAATAATACAATGAtgtaaaagactttaaaaaatattttagtcaaaaaCTAACTTGTAAAACACTTTCACTATTGTGCATATGAAAACAGTGAtatcaaattagcatattttacATTAGGTGCAGTGAATTGTGCATGAAATATAACATGAGTTGTGATAGCCCACTTGATACAAAGTCAGATGACTGAAAGCTATATAAATATCTGCAGATCTTTAACAGAATAGCAATCATGAGCCGAGGGGAACTGGTGTTCTGTGGGGAGCCTGAAGAGATGGTGGATTTCTTCAGCAGTTCTGGATATGAGTGTCCTGATTACTGCAACCCCTTTGATTTTTATGGTACGACTTTTGAAGTTGCCTCAACACCCATCTTAATgcttgtatataaatatatatatatatatatatatatatatatatatatatatcataaattgTCCTTTTTTATTTGATAGTTGATCTGACCTCTGTGGACACACGCTGCAGCGAGAGAGAAGCCGCCACCTACAGCCGCATGCATGACATCACGTCAGCCTACCAGAACTCAGAGATCTATAAAAACATGCTTGGAAGGATCGAGCAAAGCTGCCAGAGAGCAGACAAACCCATCATCCCATTCAAAAGCAAGGAGTCTCCCAACTGCATGTCCAAACTGAATGTCCTCCTCAGGTAAAACTGTAGCTATGACCCTGACTGTCACAATCACCAGCTCTCCACTCCATTGCCACTCCATCCTGGACTCCATTTCCCACAATTCTTTGCCTGTTCTCATCTGCTGTTTGTCCCTCTGCCTTGTTTGTTGTCATGACACTGACTTTGAATCCTTAAACCTTATTTCCAGAAGTTTTAATGAAATGACACTGTAAAGAGTGAAAATATGCCTTAAAAGAGCTTTTTCTACCGGACCTGacctttaaaatgtgtttggtcTGTggttcatttagtcatttaaataaaatgtatttatttagaggTTACCGCATGAAGCACCTTTGATGCATTTCCttttctcttacacacacacagacggacaGTGCGAAATATGTCTCGTGACAGGATGGGCATTCTCATGCGCCTCTCTCAGAATCTCATTTATGGCCTCTTCATTGCATTTTTTGTCATGAAACTGGATAAGGATGTGACTAAAGGTGCCGTGCAGGACCGAATTGGGATCATCTACCAATGTATGGGTGCTTCACCTTATACTGGGATGCTGAATGCAGTGGCTTTATGTGAGTATCTCATCCACAGTTAACATAACTCAAAAATATCTCTGGAGCCAGAGGACATATTCATTGTTGAGTACTTTCcttcttttaaatgaaatatgactAATTGCAGGCATGTGCTTTTGGACACAGGTATTGGAACAGACAAAGGAGAAAAAATACTACtaaaaaatgcaaacatatttgtaaaataatacaatgaaatgaaatgataaattatatgaataaaaagctaattcagaatattagtaaattctataataatatatttgcgATATAAGTCAGATACGTATTTAAGTCAGTTGTTTAGAGGAATAATTCCAGTCAGTTATATATCAGTTCCTGGCTGATAAGAGATCACATCTCACAAATGGCTCCAGCATGCCCATGATTATTGCTTAACCTTGAACTTAGAGGACTTGTGATAACACATAATTGTTAACACAAGACATGTCTGCTACTGTATTTTCACTTTCATGCagtttcaattatatatattatacagtatatatacatttttttaaacagttcctGCTTTAAGAGCCATCGCTGACCAGGAGAGTAAGGATGGCTTGTACCAAAAGTGGCAGATGTTTCTGGCTTACATCATCCATATCCTGCCCTTCAGTATTATCAGTGTGTTCATCTTCACCTCTTTCTTGTACTGGTGAGTGTGGGTGTGTTCGTGTGAGCTACTTGAGGTCATCAGAGCTCGGGTCAGGGTAACTACAGTTCAG is from Carassius auratus strain Wakin chromosome 13, ASM336829v1, whole genome shotgun sequence and encodes:
- the abcg5 gene encoding ATP-binding cassette sub-family G member 5 codes for the protein MSQSHSYSLQEVFQNNGLNGTFKQVSETGTSQPKPDYVGSSCSLSVKNVSYTVSEHVGPWWDLSSFRKKWTRQILNQVSFHVDSGQIMGILGNSGSGKTTLLDAIAGRIGNSGKLLGEVFVNGRKLKTEQFQDCFSYVLQSDSLLSYLTVEETLTYTAQLALRKHSSKAIRKKVAAVMVELSLGHVAHSVIGGRIFPGISGGERRRVSIASQLLQDPKVILLDEPTTGLDSMTANQIVVLLAELARRDRIVIVTIHQPRSELFRIFNRIAIMSRGELVFCGEPEEMVDFFSSSGYECPDYCNPFDFYVDLTSVDTRCSEREAATYSRMHDITSAYQNSEIYKNMLGRIEQSCQRADKPIIPFKSKESPNCMSKLNVLLRRTVRNMSRDRMGILMRLSQNLIYGLFIAFFVMKLDKDVTKGAVQDRIGIIYQCMGASPYTGMLNAVALFPALRAIADQESKDGLYQKWQMFLAYIIHILPFSIISVFIFTSFLYWTVGMNPDPMRFVCFSAVVMVPHIIGELLTLVLLGVVQDPNMVNSGVALLNIAGIMVGSGFLRSFKQMPVVFQWLSYLTFQKYGCELLIVTEFYGLNFTCTPIAGLPGSCLVDSGDMIIDQGYPGALSRYTQDFLLLYAFLPALVILGIISFKIRDHLIRR